In Bacteroidales bacterium, a genomic segment contains:
- a CDS encoding class I SAM-dependent methyltransferase, producing MENLGQKKELWSTQWNKLSPKSEIQMWDFYGLRPWILKYTPRFGKVIEAGCGLGRYNFYFSRMGINIEGIDFSESTVKYLNNWKVKNGFDTNFIVGDVTKLPYKDNSISGYLSFGVIEHFIEGPQKALKEAYRVLQPGGVAIISTPSVSWIVFINNIKRKIKNLIKRIIGRKINKPPFFQYEYKPYKLKRFVEQAGFKVVKYSGADLLYTFCEIGNFIGKNLKKGGFAYWFSNLFENTWLKTFGAQSIVIAVKEDKEMFCFLSGEKKANLDSLKKFDIPVNENLYNNELSGYYLKNIWPKFHNKYIINPPVKTHRKETCEFSGEEYLTDPVFEDYGFSKKVSPNSLKKFNINIELSNKYIQPIWRKRK from the coding sequence ATGGAGAACTTAGGGCAAAAAAAAGAACTTTGGAGTACCCAATGGAATAAGCTTTCTCCTAAGTCAGAGATACAAATGTGGGACTTTTACGGACTTAGACCATGGATACTAAAATATACTCCCAGATTTGGAAAAGTAATTGAAGCAGGGTGTGGATTAGGAAGATATAATTTTTATTTCTCCAGAATGGGAATTAATATTGAAGGTATTGACTTTTCCGAATCTACAGTTAAATATTTAAACAATTGGAAAGTAAAAAATGGTTTTGATACTAATTTTATTGTTGGCGATGTAACTAAACTTCCTTATAAAGATAATAGCATTAGCGGATATTTATCTTTTGGTGTTATTGAGCATTTTATCGAAGGTCCTCAAAAGGCGTTAAAAGAAGCATATAGGGTTCTGCAGCCAGGTGGTGTTGCAATTATTTCTACTCCTTCTGTTTCGTGGATTGTTTTTATTAATAATATAAAAAGAAAAATAAAAAATCTGATAAAAAGAATAATTGGACGGAAAATAAATAAACCACCTTTTTTTCAATATGAATACAAACCGTACAAATTAAAACGATTTGTTGAACAAGCCGGATTTAAAGTTGTAAAATATAGTGGAGCAGATTTATTATATACCTTTTGTGAAATAGGAAATTTTATAGGGAAAAATTTAAAAAAAGGTGGTTTTGCATACTGGTTTTCAAATTTATTTGAAAACACTTGGTTAAAAACATTTGGTGCACAGTCAATTGTAATTGCTGTAAAAGAAGATAAAGAAATGTTTTGCTTTTTGTCGGGAGAGAAAAAAGCTAATTTGGATTCATTAAAAAAATTTGATATACCAGTTAATGAAAATTTATATAATAATGAATTATCCGGTTATTATTTGAAAAACATATGGCCAAAATTTCATAACAAATATATTATTAATCCTCCAGTAAAAACACATAGAAAAGAAACATGTGAATTTAGTGGCGAAGAATATTTAACTGACCCTGTTTTTGAAGATTACGGTTTTTCAAAAAAAGTATCACCAAATAGTTTAAAAAAATTTAATATTAATATAGAATTATCAAACAAATACATACAACCGATTTGGAGGAAAAGAAAATAA
- the rfbC gene encoding dTDP-4-dehydrorhamnose 3,5-epimerase yields the protein MEIIKKKIKGTYEIILKPIKDNRGFFLRTYDNKIFDKFGINKNWVQENHSKSEKKGIIRGLHFQLPPFLETKLVRCIRGSVFDVFVDLRKNSPTFGQWDSIILSENSYNYAYIPRGCAHGFCTLTDISEVIYKVDNYYAPDYETGIIWNDKDLKIEWIEKNPILSEKDSKNITFSEFIKNYQFIEIIN from the coding sequence ATGGAAATAATTAAAAAAAAAATAAAAGGAACGTATGAAATTATTTTAAAACCAATAAAAGATAATCGAGGTTTTTTTTTACGTACTTATGATAACAAAATATTTGATAAGTTTGGGATTAATAAAAACTGGGTACAAGAAAATCATTCAAAATCAGAAAAAAAAGGAATTATTAGAGGTTTACATTTTCAGTTACCACCATTTTTAGAAACAAAATTAGTAAGATGTATTAGAGGGTCTGTGTTTGATGTTTTCGTTGATTTAAGAAAAAATTCCCCAACTTTTGGACAATGGGATTCTATAATTCTTTCAGAAAACAGTTATAATTATGCATATATTCCAAGAGGATGTGCTCATGGATTCTGTACATTAACCGATATAAGCGAAGTAATATATAAAGTTGACAATTACTATGCTCCCGATTATGAGACTGGAATTATATGGAATGATAAAGATTTAAAAATTGAATGGATTGAAAAAAACCCAATCCTTTCGGAAAAAGATTCTAAAAATATTACTTTTTCAGAATTTATAAAAAACTATCAATTCATAGAAATAATCAATTAA
- a CDS encoding DegT/DnrJ/EryC1/StrS family aminotransferase: protein MNIRLFKPSVGKEELENIKDTFNRSWIGLGPKVNEFEEKWAEFIGCKVAIGLNSATAALHLALKSFNFPEGKKVLVPSLTFASTATAILYNRLIPVFVDGDPATLGISLEDLDEKYDKDCVAVIPVHYAGHPVPMERLIPWAKEKGLKIIEDCAHTAGAKYKGKTLGTWGDIGCFSFEEKKLMTTGDGGMIVSNEPELLKNIKAMRWVGIDKDNWKTAQAYTDANKDAMHWFYEINLLGYKYNMNDLAASIGLAQLKKLPKMNQTRSEIIKKYLAGIKDIPNIEPLLPFEPDNYVYQMFGIRTENRDELMIYLKSKGIATGCHYTPLSLQPLFKPYAKYCPVVENEHKKFITLPLHADLTDDEVDYIIEQLADFEIKN, encoded by the coding sequence ATGAATATAAGGCTTTTTAAACCAAGTGTTGGAAAAGAAGAATTAGAAAATATAAAAGATACTTTTAATCGTTCATGGATTGGATTGGGACCTAAAGTTAATGAATTTGAAGAAAAATGGGCAGAATTTATTGGTTGTAAAGTTGCAATAGGACTTAATTCTGCTACAGCAGCTCTTCATTTAGCACTTAAATCTTTCAATTTCCCTGAAGGCAAGAAAGTGTTGGTTCCTTCATTAACATTTGCCTCTACTGCAACAGCAATTCTATATAATCGCTTGATTCCTGTTTTTGTTGATGGTGACCCTGCAACTTTGGGAATAAGCCTTGAAGATTTAGATGAAAAATATGACAAAGACTGTGTTGCAGTAATTCCTGTGCATTATGCCGGACATCCTGTCCCAATGGAAAGATTAATACCATGGGCAAAAGAAAAAGGATTAAAAATAATTGAGGATTGTGCACATACAGCTGGAGCAAAATATAAAGGAAAAACCCTTGGCACATGGGGAGATATTGGATGCTTTTCTTTTGAAGAAAAAAAATTAATGACAACAGGAGATGGTGGAATGATTGTTTCCAATGAACCTGAATTATTGAAAAACATAAAAGCAATGAGATGGGTTGGTATTGATAAAGATAACTGGAAAACAGCACAAGCTTATACTGATGCCAATAAAGATGCCATGCATTGGTTTTATGAGATTAACCTTTTGGGATATAAATATAATATGAATGATCTGGCAGCTTCTATAGGTTTGGCACAATTAAAAAAATTGCCAAAGATGAATCAAACAAGGTCTGAAATTATTAAAAAATATTTGGCTGGGATTAAAGATATTCCAAATATTGAACCATTATTGCCTTTTGAACCGGATAACTATGTATATCAAATGTTTGGTATTCGTACAGAAAACAGGGATGAATTGATGATTTATCTAAAATCAAAAGGTATTGCAACAGGATGTCATTATACACCATTAAGCTTACAGCCCTTGTTTAAACCCTATGCTAAATATTGCCCGGTTGTTGAAAATGAACATAAAAAATTTATTACACTTCCTTTGCATGCTGATTTAACAGATGATGAAGTTGATTATATAATTGAACAACTTGCAGATTTTGAAATAAAAAACTAA